In Marisediminicola antarctica, one DNA window encodes the following:
- a CDS encoding ANTAR domain-containing response regulator gives MTDQDAVQQAPRRVVVAEDESLIRLDIVETLRDNGFEVVGEAGDGETAVALATELRPDLVIMDVKMPLLDGISAAERLSKNHIAPVVLLTAFSQKELVERASEAGALAYVVKPFTPNDLLPAIEIALSRYAQIITLEAEVADLVERFETRKLVDRAKGLLNEKMGFSEPEAFRWIQKASMDRRLTMHDVAQSIIEQLSAKK, from the coding sequence ATGACCGACCAGGATGCCGTCCAGCAAGCCCCCCGCCGCGTCGTTGTGGCAGAGGACGAATCCCTCATCCGCCTCGACATCGTCGAAACCCTCCGCGACAACGGATTCGAGGTCGTCGGCGAGGCCGGAGACGGCGAGACCGCGGTCGCACTGGCGACCGAGCTGCGCCCCGACCTCGTCATCATGGACGTGAAGATGCCCCTCCTCGACGGCATCTCCGCCGCCGAACGCCTGAGCAAGAACCACATCGCTCCCGTCGTGCTGCTCACCGCGTTCAGCCAGAAGGAACTGGTCGAGCGCGCGAGCGAGGCCGGAGCGCTCGCCTACGTCGTCAAGCCGTTCACCCCGAACGACCTGCTGCCCGCGATCGAGATCGCCCTCTCGCGGTACGCCCAGATCATCACGCTCGAGGCCGAGGTCGCCGACCTCGTCGAGCGGTTCGAGACCCGCAAGCTCGTCGACCGGGCCAAGGGCCTGCTCAACGAGAAGATGGGATTCAGCGAGCCCGAGGCGTTCCGCTGGATCCAGAAGGCCTCGATGGACCGTCGCCTCACCATGCACGACGTCGCGCAGTCGATCATCGAGCAGCTCTCCGCCAAGAAGTAG
- a CDS encoding PaaI family thioesterase, translated as MTTFPTDLDPELVARLIDSGGGALARKMGIEFVELSAAKSLARMPVEGNTQVVGLLHGGAHVVLGETLGSVSSAIHAGPGRYAVGIEINATHSRSITSGWVTATCTALVLGRTLATHEIVVTDAEGRRLSTVRMTNMLREM; from the coding sequence ATGACGACCTTCCCCACGGACCTCGACCCGGAACTGGTCGCACGCCTGATCGACTCCGGGGGCGGAGCGCTCGCCAGGAAGATGGGCATCGAATTTGTCGAGCTGTCGGCCGCGAAGTCCCTGGCGCGGATGCCCGTGGAGGGCAACACCCAGGTGGTCGGGCTGCTGCACGGCGGCGCGCACGTGGTGCTCGGCGAGACGCTGGGCTCGGTGTCATCCGCCATCCACGCGGGCCCCGGACGTTATGCCGTCGGGATCGAGATCAACGCCACCCACAGCCGCTCGATCACGAGCGGGTGGGTGACGGCCACGTGCACCGCGCTCGTGCTCGGCCGCACCCTGGCGACCCACGAGATCGTCGTCACCGACGCCGAGGGCCGCAGGCTCTCGACGGTGCGGATGACGAACATGCTTCGCGAGATGTAG
- the polA gene encoding DNA polymerase I — MSDNEKPTLLIIDGHSLAFRAFYALPVDSFQNREGQHTNAIHGFIAMLINLLQSEKPTHLGVAFDISRFSFRTREYPEYKGTRGETPPEFVGQIPLLEEALGAMGITTITKEDYEADDILATLATQGAAQGYKVLVVSGDRDAIQMVNDDVTLLYPNARGVSELKRYDRDAVFERYGIEPHQYPDIAALVGETSDNLIGIDKVGEKTAVKWITQYGSLTEVLAHSGDIKGVVGEKLREQSDRAIRNRKLNHLLCDVVLPVGPNDLQRRPVDERAVREVFAKLQFKTLLERVLKLAGATADPSELLAIPDAAAAAIPPVRTLVDEELAHWIDTASTGHTKPLALRIERGVEGITGFGLAANHDSAYVPWAPGRPDYTALEAWLAGPAPKVLFDAKADLKALRGVGLDLAGIRFDTRIAAWLLKPGGSTKDLAGQVYDFLGLTLPQSDPNQLVPETGAVSVATEAWYLLEVADYLEDALDDTTRGVLEGIELPLVTVLAEMELTGITVNAQVLGRLSTQLAETAGDLQSRAYAEIGREVNLGSPKQLQQVLFDELGMPKTRANKTGFSTDAASLADLQEQNPHPFLDLLLKHRDATKLRQIIETLEKAIEPDDRVHTRYDQTGTSTGRVSSTDPNLQNIPIRTEIGREIRSAFEHGGNFSTLLTADYSQIEMRIMAHLSGDAGLIAAFNEGEDLHRFVGARIFGVAPSEVTPVMRGKVKAMSYGLAYGLSAFGLSKQLRIDTAEAKQLMGDYFARFGAVRDYLRNVVVQARVDGYTETIFGRRRPFADLNSANRVLRENAERAALNAPIQGSAADIMKIAMLGISDDLRSRGLGSRMLLQVHDELVFEVADGELDELSGIVEHRMGQAADLSVPLDVQIGTGPNWDAAAH; from the coding sequence GTGTCGGACAACGAAAAGCCTACTCTGCTCATCATCGACGGCCATTCGCTGGCGTTCCGTGCGTTTTACGCGCTCCCGGTCGATAGCTTCCAGAACCGGGAGGGGCAGCACACCAACGCGATCCACGGGTTCATCGCGATGCTGATCAACCTGCTGCAGAGCGAGAAACCCACCCACCTCGGTGTTGCCTTCGACATTTCCCGCTTCTCCTTCCGCACCCGCGAGTACCCCGAGTACAAGGGCACCCGCGGCGAGACACCGCCCGAGTTCGTCGGCCAGATTCCCCTGCTCGAGGAGGCGCTGGGGGCGATGGGCATCACGACCATCACCAAGGAGGACTACGAGGCCGACGACATCCTCGCCACCCTCGCCACCCAGGGCGCGGCGCAGGGCTACAAGGTCCTGGTCGTCTCCGGCGACCGCGACGCCATCCAGATGGTGAACGACGACGTCACCCTGCTGTACCCCAACGCGCGCGGCGTCTCCGAGCTCAAGCGCTACGACCGCGACGCCGTGTTCGAGCGTTACGGGATCGAACCGCACCAGTACCCCGACATCGCCGCGCTCGTCGGTGAGACGAGCGACAACCTCATCGGCATCGACAAGGTGGGCGAGAAGACCGCCGTGAAGTGGATCACCCAGTACGGCAGTCTCACCGAGGTACTCGCCCACTCCGGCGACATCAAGGGCGTCGTCGGCGAGAAGCTGCGGGAGCAGTCCGACCGGGCGATCCGCAACCGCAAGCTCAACCACCTGCTGTGCGACGTAGTGCTGCCTGTCGGGCCGAACGACCTGCAACGACGACCCGTCGACGAGCGTGCGGTGCGCGAGGTCTTCGCGAAGCTGCAGTTCAAGACGCTGCTCGAGCGGGTGCTCAAGCTCGCCGGCGCCACCGCCGACCCGAGCGAGCTGCTCGCGATCCCGGATGCCGCCGCCGCCGCAATCCCCCCGGTGCGCACCCTCGTCGACGAGGAGCTCGCCCACTGGATCGATACGGCCTCCACCGGGCACACCAAGCCCCTCGCCCTGCGCATCGAGCGTGGTGTCGAGGGCATCACGGGGTTCGGGCTCGCCGCGAACCACGACTCCGCCTATGTGCCCTGGGCTCCCGGCCGCCCCGACTACACGGCGCTCGAAGCGTGGCTCGCCGGCCCTGCCCCGAAGGTGCTGTTCGACGCGAAGGCCGACCTCAAGGCACTGCGCGGTGTCGGACTCGACCTCGCCGGCATCCGGTTCGACACGCGGATCGCCGCATGGCTGCTCAAGCCGGGTGGCTCCACAAAGGACCTCGCCGGCCAGGTGTACGACTTCCTCGGCCTCACCCTGCCCCAGTCCGACCCGAACCAGCTCGTGCCGGAGACGGGCGCGGTGAGCGTGGCGACCGAGGCCTGGTACCTGCTCGAGGTCGCCGACTACCTCGAGGACGCCCTCGACGACACCACCAGGGGAGTGCTCGAGGGCATCGAGCTCCCGCTCGTGACGGTGCTCGCCGAGATGGAACTCACCGGAATCACGGTCAATGCGCAGGTGCTCGGGCGCCTGTCGACACAGCTGGCCGAAACCGCGGGGGACCTGCAATCCCGCGCCTACGCGGAGATCGGCCGCGAAGTGAACCTCGGCTCGCCGAAGCAGCTTCAGCAGGTGCTGTTCGACGAGTTGGGGATGCCGAAGACGCGCGCGAACAAGACGGGGTTTTCTACGGATGCCGCCTCGCTCGCCGACCTGCAGGAGCAGAACCCGCATCCGTTCCTCGACCTGCTGCTCAAGCACCGCGACGCGACCAAGCTGCGCCAGATCATCGAGACCCTCGAGAAGGCGATCGAACCCGACGACCGCGTGCACACCCGCTACGACCAGACCGGCACGAGCACCGGACGCGTCTCGTCGACCGACCCGAACCTGCAGAACATCCCGATCAGGACCGAGATCGGCCGCGAGATTCGCTCGGCGTTCGAGCACGGTGGCAACTTCAGCACGCTTCTCACCGCCGACTATTCGCAGATCGAGATGCGCATCATGGCGCACCTGTCCGGCGACGCCGGCCTGATCGCCGCGTTCAACGAGGGGGAGGACCTGCACCGATTCGTGGGCGCCCGCATCTTCGGGGTCGCACCGTCGGAGGTCACCCCGGTCATGCGCGGCAAGGTCAAGGCGATGTCGTACGGGCTCGCCTACGGGCTGAGCGCGTTCGGGCTCTCGAAGCAGCTCCGCATCGACACGGCAGAGGCGAAGCAGCTCATGGGCGATTACTTCGCCCGCTTCGGCGCGGTGCGCGACTACCTGCGCAACGTCGTCGTGCAGGCGCGCGTCGACGGGTACACCGAGACGATCTTCGGTCGGCGCCGTCCGTTCGCGGACCTCAACTCCGCGAACCGGGTGCTGCGCGAGAACGCCGAGCGCGCCGCCCTCAACGCGCCAATTCAGGGTTCGGCGGCCGACATCATGAAGATCGCGATGCTCGGCATCTCCGACGACCTCCGGTCGCGGGGCCTCGGCTCCCGCATGCTGCTCCAGGTGCACGACGAACTCGTGTTCGAGGTCGCCGACGGTGAGCTCGACGAGCTCAGCGGCATCGTGGAGCACCGCATGGGACAGGCCGCCGACCTCTCGGTTCCCCTCGACGTGCAGATCGGCACGGGGCCGAACTGGGACGCCGCGGCGCACTGA
- a CDS encoding HPr family phosphocarrier protein: protein MAERTVVIASAIGLHARPASLFCQAAAATGIPITLMSQEGRRVNAASILGVLSLGIDHGETVHLSAEGDGADAALDTLIELLGSDLDAQ, encoded by the coding sequence ATGGCCGAACGCACCGTTGTCATCGCCTCGGCGATCGGACTGCACGCGCGCCCGGCCTCACTGTTCTGCCAGGCCGCCGCCGCGACCGGCATTCCGATCACCCTCATGAGCCAGGAAGGGCGCCGGGTCAACGCCGCGAGCATCCTCGGCGTGCTCTCCCTCGGCATCGACCACGGCGAGACCGTGCACCTGAGCGCGGAGGGCGACGGGGCGGATGCCGCGCTCGACACCCTCATCGAGCTGCTGGGCTCCGACCTCGACGCGCAGTAG
- a CDS encoding DUF885 domain-containing protein — protein MTNDAVTTPRTTTSIDRIAEDWVLTLADLDPTVATWIGIPGRLDEYGDLSPAGHARYIDEVTRVIALLDETDAVDDVDWVTKTDLGADLQLTVEESEAGLWMRDLNVIASPAQGLRDVLDLMPTASAEDWANIAGRLRNLPAAIDGYIQSLRAGIDRQITPAKRQVREVLAQARKHEASDGFFFEFTAGAQLDGGSALPESVTADLASGAIASAGAYGVLAAFLENELLPAATESDAVGRELYALQSRRFLGATIDLDETYEWGIQELARMTAEQESIANEIKPGASVAEAIALLDADPARTLHGTAALQEWMQKLSDTAVAELGESHFDIPAPITRLECLIAPTKEGGIYYTSPSDDFSRPGRMWWSVPEGVTEFNTWRETTTVYHEGVPGHHLQLGQAVFNRAKLNTWRRQLAGTSGHAEGWALYAERLMQQLGYLDDPGDRLGMLDGQRMRAARVVLDIGVHLGKPRLDGTGVWDYDYAFEFMKANVNMNEPFVRFEVNRYFGWPGQAPSYKVGQRIWEQLRDDFQAREGDDFDIRAFHRRALDIGGVGLDTLRAALLG, from the coding sequence ATGACCAACGACGCCGTCACCACTCCGCGCACCACCACTTCGATCGACCGAATCGCCGAGGACTGGGTACTGACCCTCGCCGACCTCGACCCCACGGTCGCGACCTGGATCGGCATCCCCGGACGCCTCGACGAGTACGGCGACCTGTCGCCTGCTGGCCACGCACGGTACATCGACGAGGTCACGAGAGTCATCGCGCTGCTCGATGAGACGGATGCCGTCGATGACGTCGACTGGGTCACGAAGACCGATCTGGGCGCCGACCTCCAGCTCACGGTCGAGGAGAGCGAGGCCGGGCTGTGGATGCGCGACCTCAACGTCATCGCCTCGCCGGCGCAGGGGCTGCGCGACGTGCTCGACCTCATGCCCACGGCATCCGCAGAGGACTGGGCGAACATCGCCGGACGACTTCGCAACCTCCCTGCCGCGATCGACGGCTACATCCAGTCCCTCCGCGCCGGGATCGACCGGCAGATCACCCCAGCCAAGCGCCAGGTGCGCGAGGTGCTCGCCCAGGCCCGCAAGCACGAGGCGTCCGACGGCTTCTTCTTCGAGTTCACCGCCGGTGCGCAACTCGACGGCGGATCGGCGCTGCCCGAGTCGGTCACCGCCGACCTCGCGAGCGGCGCGATCGCGTCCGCCGGCGCCTACGGGGTGCTCGCCGCGTTCCTCGAGAACGAACTGCTGCCCGCCGCGACCGAGAGCGACGCCGTCGGCCGCGAGCTCTACGCGCTGCAGTCCCGCCGCTTCCTCGGCGCCACCATCGACCTCGACGAGACCTACGAGTGGGGCATCCAGGAGCTCGCGCGGATGACCGCGGAGCAGGAGTCCATCGCAAACGAGATCAAGCCGGGAGCATCCGTCGCCGAGGCCATCGCCCTGCTCGACGCCGACCCCGCACGCACCCTGCACGGCACAGCCGCACTGCAGGAGTGGATGCAGAAGCTCAGCGACACCGCCGTGGCCGAGCTTGGCGAGTCGCACTTCGACATTCCCGCCCCGATCACCCGCCTCGAATGCCTCATCGCGCCGACCAAGGAGGGCGGCATCTACTACACGAGCCCGAGCGACGATTTCAGCCGCCCCGGCCGCATGTGGTGGTCGGTGCCGGAGGGCGTCACCGAGTTCAACACCTGGCGCGAGACGACCACGGTCTACCACGAGGGTGTTCCCGGCCATCACCTGCAACTCGGCCAGGCCGTCTTCAACCGCGCGAAGCTCAACACCTGGCGGCGCCAGCTCGCCGGCACCTCGGGCCACGCCGAGGGCTGGGCTCTGTACGCCGAGCGGCTCATGCAGCAGCTCGGCTACCTGGACGACCCGGGCGACCGCCTCGGCATGCTCGATGGACAGCGGATGCGCGCGGCGCGCGTCGTGCTCGACATCGGCGTGCACCTCGGCAAGCCGCGCCTCGACGGCACCGGGGTCTGGGACTACGACTACGCCTTCGAGTTCATGAAGGCCAACGTCAACATGAACGAGCCGTTCGTGCGCTTCGAGGTCAACCGCTACTTCGGCTGGCCCGGACAGGCCCCCTCCTACAAGGTCGGCCAGCGCATCTGGGAGCAGCTGCGCGACGACTTCCAGGCGCGCGAGGGCGACGACTTCGACATCCGCGCCTTCCACCGCCGCGCGCTCGACATCGGCGGGGTCGGACTCGACACACTGCGGGCTGCCCTCCTCGGCTGA
- the rpsA gene encoding 30S ribosomal protein S1, protein MTIATTDRAPKQVAINDIGSAEDFLAAVEKTLKFFNDGDLIEGIVVKIDRDEVLLDVGYKTEGVIPSRELSIKHDVNPDEVVSVGDTVEALVLQKEDKEGRLILSKKRAQYERAWGDVEKIKDADGVVTGSVIEVVKGGLIVDIGLRGFLPASLIELRRVRDLTPYLGQEIEAKILELDKNRNNVVLSRRALLEQTQSESRTTFLNNLAKGQVRKGVVSSIVNFGAFVDLGGVDGLVHVSELSWKHIEHASEVVEVGQEVTVEILEVDLERERVSLSLKATQEDPWQVFARTHAIGQVAPGKVTKLVPFGAFVRVAEGIEGLVHISELSGKHVELAEQVVSVGDEVFVKVIDIDLERRRISLSLKQANDGVDPDGTEFDPALYGMLTEYDDAGNYKYPDGFDPETNEWKEGFETQREKWEQDYAAAQARWEAHKKQVSTAANEVREAPAAAGSSFSTDADSAGTLADDATLAALREKLSNNS, encoded by the coding sequence ATGACAATCGCAACGACCGATAGGGCACCCAAGCAGGTCGCCATCAATGACATTGGATCTGCTGAAGACTTTCTTGCCGCGGTCGAAAAGACGCTGAAGTTTTTCAACGACGGAGACCTCATCGAGGGCATCGTCGTCAAGATCGATCGTGACGAGGTTCTCCTCGACGTCGGTTACAAGACCGAGGGTGTTATCCCCTCTCGCGAGCTTTCGATCAAGCACGACGTCAACCCCGACGAGGTTGTATCCGTCGGCGACACGGTCGAAGCCCTCGTTCTCCAGAAGGAGGACAAGGAAGGCCGCCTCATCCTGTCGAAGAAGCGCGCGCAGTACGAGCGTGCGTGGGGCGACGTGGAGAAGATCAAGGACGCCGACGGCGTGGTGACCGGTTCGGTCATCGAGGTCGTCAAGGGTGGCCTCATCGTCGATATCGGCCTGCGTGGGTTCCTGCCCGCGTCGCTCATCGAGCTGCGCCGTGTCCGCGACCTGACCCCGTACCTCGGCCAGGAGATCGAAGCGAAGATCCTCGAGCTCGACAAGAACCGCAACAACGTGGTCCTGTCGCGCCGTGCGCTGCTCGAGCAGACCCAGTCCGAGAGCCGCACGACGTTCCTCAACAACCTCGCCAAGGGCCAGGTTCGCAAGGGTGTCGTCTCGTCGATCGTCAACTTCGGCGCGTTCGTCGACCTCGGCGGCGTCGACGGTCTCGTTCACGTCTCCGAGCTCAGCTGGAAGCACATCGAGCACGCCTCAGAGGTTGTCGAGGTTGGCCAGGAGGTCACCGTCGAGATCCTCGAGGTCGACCTCGAGCGCGAGCGCGTCTCCCTGTCGCTCAAGGCGACGCAGGAAGACCCGTGGCAGGTCTTCGCCCGCACCCACGCAATCGGACAGGTTGCACCGGGCAAGGTCACGAAGCTCGTCCCCTTCGGCGCGTTCGTTCGCGTTGCAGAAGGCATCGAGGGCCTCGTGCACATCTCCGAGCTGTCGGGCAAGCACGTCGAGCTCGCCGAGCAGGTTGTCTCGGTCGGCGACGAGGTATTCGTCAAGGTCATCGACATCGACCTCGAACGTCGCCGCATCTCCCTCTCGCTGAAGCAGGCGAACGACGGCGTCGACCCCGACGGCACCGAGTTCGACCCGGCCCTCTACGGAATGCTCACCGAGTACGACGACGCCGGGAACTACAAGTACCCCGACGGCTTCGACCCGGAGACCAACGAGTGGAAAGAGGGCTTCGAGACCCAGCGCGAGAAGTGGGAGCAGGACTACGCTGCAGCCCAGGCTCGCTGGGAAGCCCACAAGAAGCAGGTCTCCACGGCTGCCAACGAGGTTCGCGAGGCGCCCGCCGCTGCCGGCTCCTCGTTCTCGACCGACGCTGACTCCGCCGGAACCCTCGCCGACGACGCGACGCTTGCGGCCCTTCGCGAGAAGCTGTCCAACAACTCCTAA
- a CDS encoding DUF4126 domain-containing protein, whose product MIELLTGTGLALAAGLNAYIPLLALGLAARFLDVVALPPAWAWLENEWVLAILGVLLVVEFFADKIPAVDTINDWLQTVVRPTAGGIAFSTGTGTETRAVTDPAELFSTNWVPLVMGILLALGVHLLKMAARPVLNVATAGAAAPVASITEDIVSVALSVLAVAVPILLIVLIPALAIGGWAAIRAVRRRRGERAPAPPPA is encoded by the coding sequence ATGATCGAGTTGCTGACCGGCACCGGCCTCGCGCTGGCCGCCGGGCTCAATGCCTACATCCCCCTGCTCGCCCTCGGCCTTGCCGCGCGCTTTCTCGACGTCGTTGCCCTTCCGCCGGCGTGGGCCTGGCTCGAGAACGAGTGGGTGCTCGCGATCCTCGGGGTGCTGCTCGTTGTCGAGTTCTTCGCCGACAAGATTCCCGCGGTCGACACGATCAACGACTGGCTTCAGACGGTCGTGAGACCCACAGCAGGCGGCATCGCCTTCAGCACCGGCACCGGCACAGAAACGAGGGCGGTGACCGACCCGGCGGAACTGTTCAGCACGAACTGGGTTCCCCTGGTCATGGGAATCCTCCTCGCGCTCGGTGTGCACCTGCTGAAGATGGCGGCTCGCCCGGTGCTCAACGTCGCCACGGCTGGTGCCGCCGCTCCTGTCGCGAGCATCACCGAGGACATCGTGAGCGTCGCCCTCAGCGTGCTTGCCGTTGCCGTTCCGATCCTGCTGATCGTGCTGATTCCGGCGCTCGCGATCGGCGGATGGGCCGCGATCCGCGCGGTCCGGCGACGGCGAGGTGAGCGCGCGCCCGCCCCCCCGCCCGCCTGA
- the coaE gene encoding dephospho-CoA kinase, producing the protein MYLIGLTGGIASGKSLVSARLAERGAVVIDADLLAREVVEPGTPALEAIAGQFGASVIDGEGRLDRAALGAIVFADPARLEILNGITHPAVRALTRERISAAEADDPNAIVVYDVPLLAETSVAHGYDLVVVVEAAVAERIRRMVEIRGMSRDDVERRLRSQASDDERRAIAHVVIDNTGTIEQTRAQVDALWETVAGSAAGKH; encoded by the coding sequence ATGTATCTGATCGGACTGACCGGCGGCATCGCGTCCGGCAAATCGCTCGTGAGCGCGCGCCTCGCCGAACGCGGCGCAGTCGTGATCGATGCCGACCTGCTCGCGCGCGAGGTCGTCGAGCCCGGCACGCCGGCGCTCGAGGCGATCGCGGGGCAGTTCGGCGCATCCGTCATCGACGGTGAGGGCCGGCTCGACCGCGCCGCGCTCGGCGCGATCGTCTTCGCCGACCCCGCGCGGCTCGAGATCCTCAATGGCATCACGCACCCCGCGGTACGGGCGCTCACACGCGAGCGGATCTCCGCCGCTGAGGCGGACGACCCGAACGCGATCGTCGTCTACGACGTGCCGCTGCTGGCCGAGACAAGCGTCGCGCACGGGTACGACCTCGTGGTCGTGGTCGAGGCAGCCGTTGCCGAGCGCATCCGCCGCATGGTCGAGATCCGCGGCATGTCGCGGGACGACGTCGAGCGGCGCCTCCGGTCGCAGGCGAGCGACGACGAGCGTCGGGCGATCGCCCACGTCGTCATCGACAACACCGGCACCATCGAGCAGACGCGCGCGCAGGTCGACGCCCTGTGGGAGACGGTCGCCGGTTCCGCTGCTGGCAAACACTGA
- the uvrB gene encoding excinuclease ABC subunit UvrB: MEPTRSVRPFEVISEYTPSGDQPAAIAELTARINAGETDVVLLGATGTGKSATTAWLIEQVQRPTLVLAHNKTLAAQLANEFRELMPNNAVEYFVSYYDYYQPEAYVPQTDTFIEKDSSVNAEVERLRHSTTNSLLSRRDVIVVSTVSCIYGLGSSEEYLDAMMALQVGMRINRDVLIRKFVSMQYQRNDVDFSRGNFRVRGDTIEIIPMYEELAIRIEMFGDEIEALYSLHPLTGDVVKKLDAVSVFPGSHYVAGDEAMRAATVTIKEELAERLGQLEREGKLLEAQRLRMRTTFDLEMMEQIGFCSGIENYSRHIDQRAPGEAPHCLIDYFPDDLLVVIDESHVTIPQIGAMYEGDASRKRTLVEHGFRLPSAMDNRPLKFNEFLDRVGQKVYLSATPGKYEMGITDSIVEQIIRPTGLIDPEIVVKPTKGQIDDLLEEIRIRAAKDERVLVTTLTKKMAEELTDFLGEAGVRVRYLHSDVDTLRRVELLTELRAGVYDVLVGINLLREGLDLPEVSLVAILDADKEGFLRSATSLIQTIGRAARNVSGAVHMYADVLTDSMKKAIDETSRRREKQVAYNLERGVDPQPLRKRIADITEILQREQADTQALLAGRDGRKRSATPGLRREGLAAAGAGDLESIIRDLNEQMLQAAGELKFELAARLRDEVSDLKKELRQMEAAGHLS; encoded by the coding sequence ATGGAACCAACGCGCTCAGTGCGCCCGTTTGAGGTCATCAGCGAATACACGCCGAGCGGCGACCAGCCGGCGGCAATCGCCGAACTCACGGCCCGCATCAACGCGGGGGAGACGGATGTCGTGCTGCTCGGCGCCACCGGAACCGGCAAGTCCGCGACGACGGCCTGGCTGATCGAGCAGGTGCAGCGGCCGACCCTCGTGCTCGCCCACAACAAGACCCTCGCCGCACAGCTCGCCAACGAGTTCCGCGAACTCATGCCGAACAACGCCGTCGAGTACTTCGTCTCCTACTACGACTACTACCAGCCCGAGGCGTACGTTCCGCAGACCGACACCTTCATCGAGAAAGACAGCTCGGTCAACGCCGAGGTGGAGCGGCTGCGGCACTCCACGACGAACTCCCTGCTGAGCCGGCGCGACGTCATCGTGGTCTCGACCGTCTCCTGCATTTACGGCCTCGGAAGCTCAGAGGAGTACCTCGACGCGATGATGGCGCTGCAGGTCGGGATGCGCATCAACCGCGACGTGCTGATCCGCAAGTTCGTGTCGATGCAGTACCAGCGCAACGATGTCGACTTCTCCCGTGGAAACTTCCGCGTGCGCGGTGACACGATCGAGATCATCCCGATGTACGAGGAGCTCGCGATCCGCATCGAGATGTTCGGCGACGAGATCGAGGCCCTCTACTCCCTGCATCCGCTCACCGGCGACGTCGTCAAGAAGCTCGACGCCGTATCGGTTTTCCCCGGGTCGCACTACGTCGCCGGCGATGAGGCGATGCGCGCTGCGACCGTCACGATCAAGGAGGAGCTCGCCGAGCGGCTCGGCCAGCTCGAGCGCGAGGGCAAGCTGCTCGAGGCGCAGCGGCTGCGCATGCGCACGACCTTCGACCTCGAGATGATGGAGCAGATCGGTTTCTGCAGCGGCATCGAGAACTACTCCAGGCACATCGACCAGCGAGCGCCCGGCGAGGCCCCGCACTGCCTGATCGACTACTTTCCCGACGACCTCCTCGTCGTCATTGACGAGTCGCACGTCACGATTCCTCAGATCGGGGCAATGTACGAGGGGGATGCCTCGCGCAAGCGCACCCTCGTGGAGCACGGTTTCCGCCTGCCGAGCGCGATGGACAACCGCCCGCTGAAGTTCAACGAGTTCCTCGACCGGGTCGGGCAGAAAGTGTACCTGTCGGCGACGCCGGGCAAGTACGAGATGGGCATCACCGACTCCATCGTCGAGCAGATCATCCGGCCGACCGGGCTCATCGACCCGGAGATTGTCGTCAAGCCCACCAAAGGCCAGATTGACGACCTGCTCGAGGAGATCCGCATCCGCGCGGCGAAAGACGAGAGGGTGCTTGTCACGACCCTCACCAAGAAGATGGCGGAGGAGCTCACCGACTTCCTCGGTGAGGCCGGGGTGCGCGTGCGCTACCTGCACTCCGACGTCGACACTCTCCGCCGGGTCGAGCTGCTCACCGAGCTGCGGGCAGGCGTCTACGACGTGCTCGTGGGCATCAACCTGCTGAGGGAGGGGCTCGACCTGCCGGAGGTGTCGCTCGTCGCGATTCTGGATGCCGACAAGGAGGGCTTCCTACGGTCGGCAACCTCGCTCATCCAGACCATCGGCCGCGCCGCCCGCAACGTCTCTGGTGCCGTGCACATGTACGCCGACGTGCTCACCGACTCGATGAAGAAGGCGATCGACGAGACCTCGAGGCGGCGCGAGAAGCAGGTCGCCTACAACCTCGAGCGCGGCGTCGACCCGCAGCCCCTGCGCAAGCGCATCGCCGACATCACCGAGATACTGCAGCGCGAGCAGGCCGACACCCAGGCGCTGCTGGCCGGGCGCGACGGCCGCAAGCGTTCCGCCACGCCGGGCCTTCGCCGGGAGGGCCTCGCCGCAGCCGGCGCAGGCGACCTCGAGAGCATAATCCGTGACCTCAACGAGCAGATGCTTCAGGCGGCGGGAGAGCTGAAGTTCGAGCTCGCGGCACGGCTGCGCGACGAGGTCTCCGATCTTAAGAAGGAGCTGCGCCAGATGGAGGCGGCGGGTCACCTCTCGTGA